A genome region from Chthonomonas sp. includes the following:
- the rpsU gene encoding 30S ribosomal protein S21: MNQIQVQPNESIDSAVKRFNLRVQQSGVLRTLKEHAHYEKPSEKRRRRARRRPSFR, encoded by the coding sequence GTGAATCAGATTCAAGTTCAACCGAATGAGTCGATTGACAGCGCCGTAAAGCGCTTCAATCTGCGTGTCCAACAAAGCGGCGTTCTGCGCACGCTCAAGGAGCATGCACACTACGAAAAGCCGAGCGAAAAGCGCCGCCGTCGCGCCCGCCGCCGCCCGTCGTTCCGATAA
- a CDS encoding HDIG domain-containing protein has protein sequence MSDNLPTSAPAEVRQEKWSRKGWFALPLISLLLAALCLVHRSWPVPLPVIGGSFFIAIVASALIRYYADHVEVEELAPSTLERMLWAFCGLGLVGTQLVQLVIEAPSQTGITFLLIAPLSAMAMLASALVGPQVAMFALTIVAFLLGVTGPIPKEVLATAWISGSIAAHAVNPMRQRADLIRALSVTALAQALIAACATMLTVNTATPVLQSASWAAVSAVITSAIFWLGVTVLERMFGTISDWSLLELCSPEHPLIRELCLRAPGTYAHSVMVANLAEQAARAIGANPIHLRAMAYFHDVGKIERPTFFIENQLGENLHDDLPPTMSARIITAHVPDGLELARRHKLPKILQDGIAQHHGTSLVSYFYHLARDMSGEEVPQGLDRLFRYEGPKPQNRETAILHLADQVEAASRTIANREFDRMEAIVSRIIENSRSDGQLDECDLTFRDLALVKQAFLHSLSAVRHSRITYPTYDETPDSGAQRDELADPAEARSDRPQ, from the coding sequence ATGAGCGACAATTTACCGACCTCCGCGCCCGCGGAGGTCCGCCAGGAAAAATGGAGCCGGAAAGGGTGGTTCGCCCTTCCCCTGATCAGCCTCCTCTTGGCCGCTCTGTGCTTGGTCCACCGGTCGTGGCCGGTGCCGCTCCCCGTCATCGGCGGGTCCTTCTTCATTGCCATCGTCGCCTCGGCGCTCATCCGCTACTACGCGGACCACGTTGAGGTTGAGGAACTCGCGCCCTCCACGTTGGAGCGCATGCTGTGGGCGTTCTGCGGGCTCGGCCTCGTCGGCACGCAGCTGGTGCAGCTCGTCATCGAGGCACCCTCCCAAACCGGCATCACGTTTTTGCTCATTGCGCCGCTCTCGGCCATGGCAATGCTCGCTTCGGCGCTGGTCGGGCCGCAGGTCGCCATGTTTGCGCTCACCATCGTCGCGTTCTTGCTCGGCGTGACAGGGCCGATTCCCAAGGAAGTCCTCGCGACCGCCTGGATTTCGGGCTCTATCGCCGCGCACGCGGTCAACCCGATGCGTCAACGCGCCGACCTCATCCGCGCGCTCAGCGTCACCGCCTTGGCTCAGGCGCTCATTGCGGCCTGCGCCACTATGCTCACGGTCAACACGGCCACCCCGGTTCTGCAAAGCGCGTCGTGGGCGGCGGTGAGCGCGGTCATCACCAGCGCCATTTTTTGGCTCGGCGTCACGGTGCTCGAGCGCATGTTCGGCACGATCTCCGATTGGTCGTTGCTGGAGCTATGTTCGCCGGAGCACCCGCTCATCCGCGAACTCTGCCTGCGCGCGCCGGGAACTTACGCGCACAGCGTGATGGTCGCCAACCTCGCCGAGCAAGCGGCTCGCGCCATCGGCGCAAACCCGATTCACCTGCGGGCAATGGCGTACTTCCACGACGTCGGCAAGATCGAGCGACCCACGTTTTTCATTGAGAACCAACTCGGAGAGAATCTGCACGACGACTTGCCGCCGACCATGAGCGCGCGCATCATCACCGCGCACGTGCCCGATGGGCTCGAACTCGCGCGTCGCCATAAGCTCCCCAAGATTCTTCAGGACGGCATCGCGCAGCACCATGGCACCAGCCTGGTCAGCTATTTTTATCACCTTGCACGCGACATGTCGGGCGAGGAAGTGCCGCAAGGGCTCGATCGCTTGTTCCGCTACGAAGGCCCCAAACCGCAGAACCGCGAAACCGCGATTTTGCACCTTGCCGACCAGGTCGAGGCGGCGAGCAGGACGATCGCCAACCGCGAATTCGACCGCATGGAGGCCATTGTCAGCCGCATCATCGAGAACAGCCGCTCCGATGGGCAACTCGACGAATGCGACCTCACGTTCCGCGACCTTGCGCTTGTGAAGCAGGCGTTTCTGCACAGCCTTTCGGCGGTGCGCCACTCGCGAATCACGTACCCTACCTATGACGAAACACCAGATTCTGGTGCGCAACGAGACGAACTCGCGGATCCCGCTGAGGCTCGCTCGGACCGCCCTCAATAA
- the ybeY gene encoding rRNA maturation RNase YbeY, with amino-acid sequence MYDVPACEVSVLLTNDAALRELNQQYRGIDAATDVLTFPGGDYGPLGDIAISVDTAKRQARFRRDTLANEIVFLTIHGGLHLLGYEDETEAGRDEMVVRMNAVAVELGLSPEPEWSSMPH; translated from the coding sequence ATGTACGACGTTCCTGCCTGCGAGGTCTCGGTGCTGCTCACCAACGATGCGGCCCTGCGCGAGCTCAACCAACAGTATCGCGGGATCGATGCCGCCACGGATGTGCTCACCTTTCCCGGCGGAGACTATGGCCCGCTCGGCGATATTGCGATCTCGGTGGATACCGCGAAGCGTCAGGCGCGATTCCGGCGCGACACCTTGGCCAATGAAATCGTCTTTTTGACTATCCATGGGGGATTGCATTTGCTGGGCTACGAAGACGAGACGGAGGCGGGCCGCGACGAGATGGTCGTGCGCATGAACGCTGTCGCCGTCGAACTAGGCCTGTCCCCCGAACCCGAATGGAGTTCGATGCCCCACTAA
- a CDS encoding diacylglycerol kinase has protein sequence MASRDLITPFRVAIHGMVHTFRTQRHMRIHLYVTLVTLLMAVLLPLRVRDVLVLFFMIGSVLVAEMFNSAIEAVVDLVSPGYHPLAKHAKDIAAGAVLIATIMAITAGLLIAIGDDTWERIRIGLTTEGMSLPFTLRFILGSLVLFTIIVIGKGLGKRGNVLQGGLVSGHAAFGFFFASAVPFITNNALASAIAILLALIIAQSRYEAKIHSIFELSLGATVGTVFGLVVFGLLPR, from the coding sequence ATGGCCAGTCGCGATCTCATCACTCCGTTCCGCGTCGCCATTCATGGCATGGTGCACACGTTCCGCACGCAGCGGCACATGCGCATTCACCTGTACGTCACGCTGGTGACGCTGCTCATGGCGGTGCTGCTGCCGTTGCGCGTGCGCGACGTGCTCGTGCTGTTCTTTATGATCGGCTCGGTGCTGGTGGCGGAAATGTTCAACAGCGCGATTGAGGCCGTCGTGGACCTCGTCTCTCCGGGATATCACCCGCTGGCCAAGCACGCCAAGGATATTGCCGCTGGCGCGGTGCTTATCGCGACCATCATGGCCATCACGGCCGGGCTGCTCATCGCCATCGGCGACGACACCTGGGAGCGCATTCGCATTGGCCTGACCACCGAGGGCATGAGCTTGCCGTTCACCTTACGGTTCATTCTGGGCTCGCTGGTGTTGTTCACCATCATCGTCATCGGCAAGGGTTTGGGCAAGCGCGGCAACGTACTGCAAGGCGGTCTCGTGAGCGGCCACGCGGCCTTTGGATTCTTCTTTGCTTCAGCCGTGCCGTTTATTACCAATAATGCATTAGCATCGGCCATCGCGATTTTATTGGCCCTCATCATCGCGCAGAGCCGGTATGAAGCAAAGATTCACAGCATTTTTGAACTCTCCCTGGGAGCCACCGTCGGAACCGTCTTCGGACTGGTCGTGTTCGGATTGCTACCTCGATAA
- a CDS encoding HlyC/CorC family transporter, translating to MSTEPPERPRQRASAAPSRIHNWISGLCFGLLVLAPLPAMAQLVPLSAERATFPTRTLVLSLVAIPVLIFLNALFVAAEQAIELLRPGHIRTQKDEKHEKLLERIYERRADFVAGCTVGGETMQAWMLVLALVPATYLGQNLHAAYPNLGWGVALVLAMLIVAIPVVAINITFGELVPKSLATLNPPRTIIRLRAFIRTFAKFFIWQGQVLARVATIVTHRFGARATFARESIVEEEIKTMVAEAQEAGDMEDSEREMLHSVFEFGDTFAREIMTPRTDLEAMPVDSKISDLVDLIKATGYSRIPIFEGTDDHIIGIIHAKDLLTLKDDPERPINLRTLTRPVVRVYETIDLHSLLRELRQSRAQFAIVQDEHGGTSGIVTIEDVIEELIGDIQDEYDREEEEIERRETGFSVDGRMNLYDLNSKIGAEFESDEFDTVGGFVFGAFGYQPERGATITLDGWTFTVDETDGRRLARLTIRPESKAESASAEAGTLTT from the coding sequence ATGAGTACAGAACCTCCTGAACGTCCCCGGCAACGCGCATCCGCTGCGCCGAGCCGGATTCACAACTGGATAAGCGGCCTTTGCTTTGGCCTGCTGGTCTTGGCCCCTTTGCCGGCCATGGCGCAACTCGTGCCGTTGTCGGCCGAGCGGGCAACCTTCCCCACGCGAACGCTGGTGCTCAGCCTCGTGGCGATCCCCGTCCTGATCTTCCTGAACGCGCTCTTTGTCGCCGCCGAGCAGGCGATTGAACTGCTGCGCCCGGGGCACATTCGCACGCAAAAGGACGAGAAGCACGAGAAGCTGCTGGAGCGCATCTACGAACGTCGCGCTGACTTCGTCGCCGGCTGTACGGTCGGCGGGGAGACAATGCAAGCGTGGATGCTGGTGCTTGCTTTGGTGCCGGCAACTTACCTTGGGCAGAACCTCCATGCGGCGTATCCGAACCTCGGTTGGGGCGTGGCGCTGGTGCTCGCGATGCTCATTGTCGCGATTCCTGTGGTCGCGATCAACATCACCTTTGGCGAGCTGGTCCCCAAGAGTCTGGCGACGCTGAACCCGCCGCGCACGATCATTCGCTTGCGGGCGTTTATCCGCACGTTTGCCAAGTTCTTCATCTGGCAAGGTCAGGTGCTGGCGCGGGTCGCAACAATCGTGACTCACCGCTTTGGCGCGCGGGCGACCTTCGCCCGCGAGTCCATAGTCGAAGAGGAAATCAAGACCATGGTCGCCGAGGCTCAGGAAGCGGGCGACATGGAGGATTCGGAGCGCGAAATGTTGCACTCGGTGTTCGAGTTCGGCGATACCTTCGCGCGGGAAATCATGACGCCGCGCACCGACCTCGAAGCGATGCCGGTGGATTCAAAGATCAGCGACCTGGTGGACCTCATCAAGGCGACGGGGTACTCGCGGATTCCGATCTTCGAAGGCACGGACGACCACATCATCGGCATCATCCACGCGAAGGACCTACTGACCCTGAAGGACGATCCCGAGCGGCCCATCAACCTTCGCACGCTCACGCGGCCCGTGGTTCGCGTGTACGAAACGATTGACCTGCACAGCTTGCTGCGCGAGCTTCGGCAGAGCCGCGCGCAATTTGCGATTGTGCAAGACGAGCACGGCGGCACCTCGGGCATTGTGACCATCGAGGACGTCATTGAGGAACTGATCGGCGATATTCAGGACGAATACGACCGCGAAGAAGAGGAGATTGAGCGCCGCGAAACCGGCTTCAGCGTGGATGGTCGGATGAACCTGTACGATCTCAACTCCAAGATCGGGGCCGAGTTCGAAAGCGATGAGTTCGACACCGTCGGCGGGTTTGTTTTCGGCGCGTTTGGGTATCAGCCCGAGCGCGGGGCAACCATCACCCTGGATGGTTGGACCTTTACCGTGGACGAAACCGATGGCCGTCGCTTGGCGCGATTGACGATCCGCCCGGAAAGCAAAGCCGAGTCGGCGTCCGCCGAGGCTGGTACGCTCACCACGTGA
- the rdgB gene encoding RdgB/HAM1 family non-canonical purine NTP pyrophosphatase, producing the protein MTRLVIATHNTKKAGEMMQILSAAFPSWEILTLADYPNAPEPEETGTTYEENATIKAESALAATGEWCLADDAGLEIDAFGGEPGLYSKRFLGEETTFPEKMRIILERMRETPEAQRGARFRCCVALARPGEPTETLVATCEGRIATEMSGNGGFGYDPIFWLPQLDCTMADLTAVQKHAISHRGKVLAMLTARLTALTSTSCTSAPL; encoded by the coding sequence GTGACCCGGCTCGTTATCGCGACACACAACACCAAAAAGGCGGGCGAGATGATGCAAATCCTCTCGGCCGCTTTTCCTTCGTGGGAGATCCTCACCCTAGCGGACTACCCCAACGCGCCCGAACCCGAGGAAACCGGCACGACTTACGAGGAAAACGCGACGATTAAGGCCGAGAGTGCCCTCGCTGCGACCGGCGAATGGTGTTTGGCCGACGACGCCGGACTGGAGATTGATGCCTTTGGCGGCGAGCCCGGCTTGTACTCCAAACGCTTTTTGGGCGAGGAGACGACGTTCCCTGAGAAGATGCGCATTATCCTGGAGCGCATGCGAGAAACCCCTGAGGCGCAGCGCGGCGCGCGCTTTCGGTGTTGCGTGGCGCTCGCGCGCCCCGGCGAGCCGACCGAGACTCTGGTCGCGACGTGCGAAGGGCGCATCGCCACCGAGATGAGCGGCAACGGCGGCTTCGGTTACGACCCGATCTTCTGGCTGCCCCAGCTTGATTGCACGATGGCCGACCTCACCGCCGTGCAGAAGCACGCGATTAGCCATCGCGGCAAGGTGTTGGCGATGCTGACAGCGCGACTTACAGCACTAACGAGTACGTCGTGTACGTCCGCGCCTTTGTGA
- a CDS encoding DUF1844 domain-containing protein has translation MSNTPTEPIDVHSLLMIMLEQVSQVAWSKLGLQPDPLTGQMQNDLEQAKVAVDVVSDLAKHLEAKLDDEDKRQIRNLVRDLQVNYIERANGASR, from the coding sequence ATGAGCAATACGCCGACCGAGCCGATTGATGTGCACTCGTTGTTGATGATCATGCTGGAGCAAGTTTCGCAAGTTGCGTGGAGCAAGCTCGGGCTGCAACCCGACCCGCTGACTGGCCAAATGCAGAACGATTTGGAGCAGGCAAAGGTGGCGGTGGACGTGGTTTCCGACCTCGCGAAACACCTGGAAGCGAAGCTGGATGACGAGGATAAGCGCCAAATTCGTAACTTAGTGCGCGATCTTCAAGTAAATTATATTGAACGAGCTAACGGAGCTTCGCGTTGA
- a CDS encoding phenylalanine 4-monooxygenase: MATTLGLTTTQAPFIEEAQSRGEMYIEQPYELYSPDNHEAWTRLYSRMLPQWEKYANEHFMRGIANLCLSPERVPRLEDVNKFLNPLTGFQAKAVSGYVPAYHFFESLRRREFPTTITIRHKDKLDYLPEPDIFHDISGHVPMHTDRAFADALVRFGECAHTAALRAKEVKDEHERVRKLESVIKAMARFFWFTVEFGLMRDSKSSALKAYGSGLLSSYGELQHCIESPDVQRYPIQMEWVVNQYFEIDHYQPLLFIVDSFDHLFELVDQLERWMLEGKLDHVSPGEPAVNEADLASFLEATV, encoded by the coding sequence ATGGCGACCACACTCGGACTCACCACCACTCAAGCCCCTTTTATTGAAGAGGCTCAAAGCCGCGGGGAAATGTATATCGAGCAGCCGTACGAACTGTACTCGCCCGATAACCACGAAGCCTGGACGCGGCTCTATTCGCGCATGTTGCCGCAGTGGGAAAAGTATGCCAACGAGCACTTTATGCGCGGCATCGCCAACCTATGCCTCTCGCCCGAGCGTGTTCCGCGCCTGGAAGACGTCAACAAGTTCCTGAATCCGCTCACCGGCTTCCAGGCGAAGGCGGTCAGCGGCTACGTTCCTGCGTATCACTTCTTCGAATCGCTTCGCCGCCGCGAGTTCCCGACGACGATCACCATTCGGCACAAGGACAAGCTCGACTATCTGCCCGAGCCGGACATTTTCCACGACATCAGCGGGCACGTTCCGATGCACACCGACCGCGCGTTTGCCGATGCGCTCGTGCGTTTTGGCGAGTGCGCCCACACCGCGGCCCTGCGCGCCAAGGAAGTGAAAGATGAGCACGAACGCGTGCGCAAGTTGGAGAGCGTGATCAAGGCGATGGCGCGGTTTTTCTGGTTTACGGTGGAGTTCGGCCTCATGCGCGATTCGAAATCCAGCGCCCTCAAGGCGTATGGCAGCGGCTTGCTGAGCTCGTATGGCGAGCTGCAGCATTGCATCGAATCACCGGACGTGCAGCGCTATCCGATCCAGATGGAATGGGTCGTCAACCAGTATTTTGAGATCGACCACTACCAGCCGCTGCTGTTCATCGTGGATTCGTTCGACCACTTGTTTGAACTGGTGGACCAGCTGGAGCGCTGGATGCTGGAAGGGAAGCTGGACCACGTCTCGCCGGGCGAACCCGCGGTCAACGAGGCGGATTTGGCGAGCTTCTTGGAAGCGACGGTTTAA